Proteins from a genomic interval of Thermoanaerobacterium thermosaccharolyticum DSM 571:
- the ubiB gene encoding 2-polyprenylphenol 6-hydroxylase has translation MKLLSIFSSKKYIKRYKEILKVLTKNGFGFVSEVLSKKKSIPFLYIRKNDVPVALSERIRVTLEELGPTFVKMGQLLSTRPDLLPHDIIVELSKLQDNVPPIEFNTIKKIIEEELKDEVSNLFVSFDEKPIASASIGQVYRARTKEGYDVVVKVQRPGIYDKINGDIIILKTIAKILNERLTDSPVDFVDIVNELSESLLNELDYTLEGNNADKFRENFINETYVYIPKIYWEYTTKKVLTMEYIDGTSVKNKHKLIENGFDLKKIAYNGAMSILMQIFEFGFFHGDPHPGNILIKSDGKLSYIDFGIVGYIDRSNRQMIVELFKAFVDNDTDEVISILTDMDAIRDETNIRHLKYDLSGMISYFYNTPLKNININDSVKKITSLIYKYKLMMPAEFTLLLKSLATIEGVGKELDPDFSISDIARDFIRKIYMSNFNFVKTINENAKDLHKIYVHLKKLPSKLHSIISKILKDNVRVKLDIEETEKMKYDLNLMINKMIISIIAASLIIGSSLIMSSDGGYKIYGYNAVGLIGYLISFFLCMMIVYNIIFVEKKRK, from the coding sequence ATGAAGTTACTTAGCATTTTTTCAAGTAAAAAATATATAAAAAGATACAAAGAAATATTAAAGGTGCTTACTAAGAATGGCTTTGGATTTGTTTCTGAAGTTTTGTCCAAAAAGAAGAGCATACCATTTTTATATATCAGGAAAAATGATGTGCCTGTAGCTTTATCAGAGCGAATTCGCGTTACGCTGGAAGAGCTTGGTCCTACGTTTGTAAAGATGGGCCAACTGCTTAGCACCAGACCTGATCTGCTTCCACATGATATAATTGTTGAGTTATCAAAACTTCAAGACAATGTTCCTCCAATTGAATTTAATACAATTAAAAAAATAATTGAAGAAGAGCTTAAAGATGAAGTTTCAAATTTATTTGTAAGCTTTGATGAAAAACCGATCGCATCAGCATCGATAGGACAAGTTTACAGGGCTCGGACAAAGGAAGGCTATGATGTGGTGGTAAAAGTCCAAAGGCCGGGTATATATGATAAAATAAACGGTGATATTATCATTTTAAAGACTATAGCCAAAATCTTAAACGAGAGGCTTACCGATTCGCCGGTCGATTTTGTGGATATAGTAAATGAGTTGTCCGAATCGTTATTAAATGAATTAGATTATACCTTAGAAGGCAACAATGCTGACAAATTTAGAGAAAATTTTATTAATGAAACATATGTGTACATACCGAAGATATATTGGGAGTATACGACTAAAAAAGTCCTTACAATGGAATACATAGATGGAACTAGTGTTAAGAATAAGCATAAATTGATTGAAAATGGATTCGATCTAAAGAAGATTGCTTATAACGGTGCGATGTCTATATTGATGCAAATATTTGAATTTGGGTTCTTTCATGGTGATCCACATCCGGGAAATATCCTAATCAAATCAGACGGCAAGTTATCCTATATAGATTTTGGTATAGTAGGATATATAGACAGGTCAAACCGTCAAATGATAGTTGAGCTTTTTAAAGCTTTTGTCGATAATGATACAGATGAAGTGATTTCAATTTTGACGGATATGGATGCAATTAGAGATGAGACTAATATAAGACACTTAAAGTATGATCTTAGCGGTATGATCAGTTATTTTTACAATACTCCGCTAAAAAACATAAATATAAATGATTCGGTTAAAAAGATAACATCCCTCATTTATAAGTATAAATTAATGATGCCAGCCGAGTTTACATTGCTGTTAAAGTCATTAGCGACTATAGAAGGTGTCGGAAAGGAACTAGACCCTGACTTTAGTATTTCTGACATTGCAAGAGATTTTATTAGAAAAATTTATATGAGTAACTTTAATTTTGTAAAAACAATAAATGAAAATGCAAAAGATTTGCATAAGATATATGTTCATTTAAAGAAACTTCCATCAAAGCTTCATAGCATAATTTCTAAAATATTGAAAGACAACGTCAGGGTGAAATTGGATATTGAAGAAACAGAAAAAATGAAATATGATCTTAATTTAATGATAAATAAGATGATAATAAGCATAATAGCAGCATCACTTATTATTGGATCATCGCTTATCATGTCATCAGATGGTGGATATAAGATATATGGCTACAATGCAGTTGGGTTGATAGGGTATTTAATATCATTCTTTTTATGTATGATGATTGTTTACAATATAATTTTTGTTGAGAAAAAGCGTAAATAA
- a CDS encoding phasin family protein, whose amino-acid sequence MLKEMFLAGLGAVSLTKDKLEEIAQELIKRGELTAEDKNNFINNALSSVNKQKQAIKDKAYENFQQLAKEANLVTRDEYNLLLERVAELERKLNQADINNQNL is encoded by the coding sequence ATGCTTAAAGAGATGTTTCTTGCAGGTCTCGGCGCTGTTTCTCTGACGAAAGATAAATTAGAAGAGATAGCTCAGGAACTTATAAAGCGTGGTGAACTTACTGCAGAAGATAAAAATAATTTTATAAACAATGCTTTAAGTTCAGTAAACAAGCAAAAACAGGCTATTAAAGACAAAGCTTATGAAAACTTTCAACAGTTAGCAAAAGAAGCAAATCTGGTGACTAGAGATGAATACAACTTATTGCTTGAAAGAGTGGCTGAACTAGAAAGGAAATTAAACCAAGCTGATATAAATAATCAAAACCTGTAA
- the secF gene encoding protein translocase subunit SecF, producing MRWNNIKWNIDVIGKTKVWFTISGIIILAGLIALFSMGLNWGLDFTGGMVAEFNIHRTVTTTINNEITNILRSNGVKESQVKAIGPNNTHVSITTPSLDDKTRTAIINALKSKYKLSDKDLVSSQNVSASIGKEMQFGTLLASAVAALLMLIYIGFRFNFEMGAAAVLALIHDILIMISAYALLRIVVDTPFVAAILTVFGYSINDTIVIFDRIRDNIKLMRKSSYKEIANVSVNETMTRSINTVMTVLIMLVLMYFFGPASIKSFALPLLVGITSGAYSSIFIASPLWIIFKDREGKNRVGNKVGNKPQKA from the coding sequence ATGAGATGGAATAATATAAAGTGGAACATAGATGTCATAGGAAAGACGAAAGTGTGGTTCACCATATCGGGTATAATAATCCTTGCAGGGCTTATTGCTTTATTTTCGATGGGATTAAATTGGGGACTTGACTTTACTGGAGGTATGGTTGCTGAATTTAACATACACAGGACAGTGACTACTACTATAAATAATGAAATTACAAATATATTAAGGAGCAATGGCGTTAAAGAATCGCAGGTAAAGGCTATAGGTCCCAATAATACTCATGTATCAATTACGACGCCTAGCCTTGATGATAAAACGAGGACTGCGATTATAAATGCTCTTAAGTCAAAGTATAAATTATCTGATAAAGATTTGGTATCATCACAAAACGTCAGTGCATCTATCGGAAAAGAAATGCAGTTTGGTACATTGTTAGCTTCTGCAGTTGCTGCTCTTTTGATGCTTATATATATCGGATTTAGATTTAATTTTGAGATGGGTGCTGCGGCTGTCTTAGCTTTGATACACGATATTTTAATTATGATTTCTGCTTATGCGCTGCTTAGAATTGTTGTTGATACTCCATTCGTTGCTGCAATACTTACGGTTTTTGGTTATTCGATTAATGATACGATTGTAATTTTTGACAGAATAAGGGATAATATAAAATTGATGAGAAAATCAAGCTATAAAGAAATAGCGAATGTCAGCGTAAATGAAACGATGACCCGTTCAATAAATACAGTAATGACGGTTTTGATAATGCTTGTACTTATGTATTTCTTTGGGCCAGCGTCTATAAAGAGTTTTGCTTTGCCTCTTTTAGTTGGTATTACTAGCGGTGCATATTCATCAATATTTATTGCTAGTCCGCTTTGGATTATATTTAAAGATAGAGAAGGAAAAAATAGAGTAGGAAACAAGGTAGGAAATAAACCTCAAAAGGCATGA
- the secD gene encoding protein translocase subunit SecD, giving the protein MRSRGLAKFLSVIVLAVIVAYVAFYGINAGNYSIKPVQDSIRLGLDLRGGVYVLEQAEGKVTQDAMTRAISIIRNRVDSLGVSQPLIVQQGSNRIRIEIPGVNDPDQVISYLGQTAQLKFVGPDGKVILTGADVKDSKAVYQTSQTGVQEPVVTLDLNSKGAKAFADATGKFVGQQIAIVLDNKTISAPVVKEQITGGEAVINGMKDFTEAKNLANLIRGGALPVTLKQVEYSSVGATLGPSALKASEEAGLYGLVIVLLFMIAFYRLPGLIADIALGIYILINFIVYALLHVTLDLPGIAGMLLSIGMAVDANIIIFERMKEEMRAGKSIRASLDAGFRKAFVAVFDSNITTLIAAFVLFFMGAGTVKGFALTLIIGVISSMFTAITVSRFLLKSVVDTEFTKNIRVYGA; this is encoded by the coding sequence ATGAGATCGAGAGGATTGGCAAAATTTTTATCAGTAATCGTACTTGCCGTAATAGTAGCTTATGTTGCTTTTTATGGTATTAATGCCGGAAATTATTCAATTAAGCCAGTTCAAGATAGCATAAGGCTGGGGCTTGATTTGCGGGGCGGCGTTTATGTGTTAGAACAAGCGGAAGGAAAAGTAACACAGGATGCAATGACAAGAGCGATCTCTATAATAAGAAATAGAGTAGACTCTCTGGGTGTTTCACAGCCGCTTATAGTTCAACAGGGCTCGAATAGGATAAGGATAGAGATACCGGGTGTAAATGATCCAGACCAAGTTATTTCGTATTTAGGTCAGACAGCCCAGCTTAAATTTGTAGGTCCGGATGGCAAGGTTATATTAACAGGTGCGGATGTTAAAGACTCAAAAGCAGTCTATCAAACGAGTCAGACTGGTGTACAGGAGCCAGTAGTTACGCTTGATTTAAACAGCAAGGGTGCGAAAGCTTTTGCTGATGCTACTGGGAAATTTGTAGGTCAACAAATAGCGATAGTTCTTGACAATAAGACAATATCAGCACCAGTAGTAAAGGAACAAATTACTGGTGGTGAGGCAGTTATTAATGGTATGAAAGATTTTACTGAAGCCAAAAATTTAGCGAATCTAATAAGAGGTGGTGCACTTCCAGTTACATTAAAGCAGGTTGAATACAGTTCTGTTGGAGCAACACTAGGACCTAGTGCATTAAAGGCTAGTGAAGAAGCTGGATTGTATGGACTAGTAATAGTTTTGCTGTTTATGATAGCTTTCTATAGATTACCGGGATTAATAGCGGATATTGCTTTAGGTATATACATACTTATAAACTTTATAGTATACGCTTTATTGCATGTAACTTTGGACTTGCCAGGTATAGCTGGTATGCTTTTGTCAATAGGCATGGCTGTTGATGCCAACATAATCATATTTGAGAGAATGAAAGAAGAGATGAGAGCAGGAAAATCTATAAGAGCTTCCTTAGATGCCGGATTTAGAAAAGCATTTGTTGCAGTATTTGATTCAAACATTACAACGCTAATAGCTGCATTTGTCTTGTTTTTCATGGGTGCAGGAACGGTAAAAGGATTTGCTTTAACACTTATAATAGGTGTTATTTCCAGTATGTTCACAGCAATTACTGTTTCTAGATTTTTGTTAAAATCAGTTGTTGATACAGAATTTACGAAAAACATAAGAGTATACGGTGCATAA
- a CDS encoding gamma carbonic anhydrase family protein: MTLIKGFGKYFPIIDNSALIADSAAIIGRVKIDKDVNIWYGAVIRGDIDEITIGEGTNIQDNCIVHVTEGHPCIIGKHCTIGHNAIIHSAKIGDNVLIGMGAIILDDAVIEDNCIIGAGALVTGGKVIKGGSMVFGNPAKFVRYLNEDEIKSLDLSYRHYIEIAKSHFKKLSN, encoded by the coding sequence ATGACGTTGATTAAAGGATTTGGAAAATATTTTCCAATAATTGACAATAGCGCACTAATAGCAGATTCTGCAGCTATAATTGGTAGAGTAAAAATAGATAAGGATGTAAACATATGGTATGGAGCTGTTATAAGAGGTGATATAGACGAAATAACGATTGGAGAAGGTACTAACATTCAAGATAATTGTATAGTACATGTTACAGAAGGTCATCCATGCATAATAGGCAAACATTGTACAATTGGACACAATGCGATAATTCATTCAGCAAAAATTGGCGATAATGTATTGATAGGTATGGGAGCAATCATTTTGGACGATGCGGTTATTGAAGACAATTGCATAATTGGTGCAGGCGCTCTTGTAACTGGTGGCAAGGTGATAAAAGGAGGTTCTATGGTATTTGGTAATCCTGCAAAATTTGTACGCTATTTAAATGAAGATGAGATAAAAAGTCTTGATTTATCCTATCGTCATTATATAGAGATAGCAAAATCACATTTTAAAAAATTAAGTAATTGA
- the scfB gene encoding thioether cross-link-forming SCIFF peptide maturase, which translates to MYSQIHKYKQLGMNIVVDPVSGSIHVVDDLTYEILDLYTENDFNTIVSLLKNKYSEDEIKDAYEEIESLRNKGLLYSEDVYKDLDINRTDSVIKAICLNVAHDCNLRCSYCFASTGDFKGGRKLMSYEVGKKAIDFLIKNSGNRKIVEVDFFGGEPLLNFEVVKKIVEYGRQEAKKHGKTIKYTITTNGVLLDDEKASYINENFSNVVLSLDGRKEINDGMRKRIDGSGSYDVIAPKIKNFVSKRGNKEHYVRGTFTAKNLDFTNDVLHLADMGIKEISVEPVVEKEDTDYSIKKEHMERILKEYDRLTEEYIKRIDEGRPFSFYHFKISLDNGPCIKKRLQGCGAGFEYAAITPDGEIYPCHQFVGNDLYKLGTVDSGIENTQLQSQFMKSDIYKRKECSECWARFYCSGGCFANNYNMNGDINKPHELSCEMQKKRFECAIAIKTYEILRRK; encoded by the coding sequence ATGTATAGTCAGATACATAAATATAAACAACTTGGAATGAATATCGTAGTTGATCCAGTAAGCGGATCAATTCATGTTGTGGATGATTTGACGTATGAAATATTAGACTTGTACACTGAAAATGATTTTAATACTATAGTTAGTTTGCTTAAAAATAAATATTCTGAAGATGAAATTAAAGATGCATATGAAGAAATAGAATCTCTACGAAATAAAGGACTTCTTTATTCTGAAGATGTGTACAAGGATTTAGATATAAACAGGACGGATTCTGTTATAAAAGCTATTTGTCTGAATGTGGCACATGATTGCAATTTAAGATGTAGCTATTGTTTTGCATCGACAGGCGATTTTAAAGGCGGCAGGAAACTGATGTCGTATGAAGTTGGAAAGAAAGCGATAGATTTCTTAATTAAAAATTCAGGCAATAGAAAGATTGTGGAGGTAGACTTTTTTGGCGGAGAGCCACTTTTAAACTTTGAAGTTGTAAAAAAGATAGTTGAGTACGGAAGACAAGAAGCTAAAAAACATGGAAAAACCATTAAATATACAATCACGACAAATGGAGTATTGCTTGATGATGAAAAGGCATCATATATAAATGAGAATTTTTCTAATGTTGTATTAAGTCTTGATGGCAGAAAAGAGATAAATGACGGCATGAGAAAAAGGATTGATGGTAGTGGCTCATATGATGTAATAGCCCCAAAGATTAAAAATTTTGTTTCAAAAAGAGGCAATAAAGAACATTATGTTAGAGGAACCTTTACAGCAAAAAACTTAGATTTTACAAATGATGTTTTGCACTTGGCCGACATGGGTATAAAAGAGATATCTGTAGAGCCAGTGGTAGAAAAGGAAGATACTGATTATTCCATAAAAAAAGAACACATGGAAAGAATTTTAAAAGAGTATGATAGACTTACAGAAGAATATATAAAAAGGATTGATGAAGGAAGGCCATTTTCTTTTTATCATTTTAAAATCAGCTTAGATAATGGTCCTTGTATAAAGAAAAGGCTTCAGGGTTGCGGAGCTGGATTTGAATACGCAGCAATAACGCCAGATGGTGAAATATATCCATGCCATCAATTTGTAGGTAATGATTTATATAAATTAGGAACCGTAGATAGCGGAATTGAAAATACACAATTGCAAAGCCAATTTATGAAAAGCGACATATATAAGAGAAAAGAATGCAGCGAGTGTTGGGCGAGATTTTATTGCAGCGGTGGATGCTTTGCCAATAATTATAATATGAATGGAGATATAAATAAACCACATGAACTGTCATGCGAAATGCAGAAAAAGAGATTTGAATGTGCTATAGCAATAAAAACATATGAAATACTGAGGAGGAAATGA
- the scfA gene encoding six-cysteine ranthipeptide SCIFF: MRHIVTINRTSLKDSLKKPGCGECQASCQSACKTSCTVANQECQN; this comes from the coding sequence ATGAGACATATTGTAACAATCAATAGAACATCATTAAAAGATAGCCTTAAAAAGCCTGGTTGCGGTGAATGTCAGGCATCATGCCAGTCTGCATGTAAAACGTCGTGCACTGTTGCAAATCAGGAGTGCCAAAATTAA
- a CDS encoding TIGR04086 family membrane protein yields MKGKVQNYDNRTLNIPGIIIGLLVSYIITLAFFIVYALILTYTPLSELTLPTLTMLITIIGIVLAGAIAARHTRSKGWLNGGLAGLLYVLIMLFLGTYFLKEVGLTSDIALKLLWGIILGAIGGMIGINL; encoded by the coding sequence TTGAAGGGCAAAGTTCAAAATTATGATAATAGAACATTAAATATACCTGGCATAATCATAGGGCTATTGGTAAGTTATATAATTACGCTGGCATTTTTCATTGTGTATGCATTAATATTGACGTACACACCCCTTTCAGAATTAACACTTCCTACACTTACAATGCTGATAACGATAATTGGCATAGTTTTGGCTGGTGCAATAGCTGCACGTCATACAAGAAGCAAAGGATGGCTAAATGGTGGATTGGCTGGTCTTCTATATGTTCTGATAATGTTATTTCTAGGTACCTATTTTTTAAAAGAAGTAGGATTAACTTCAGACATAGCTTTAAAGCTCTTATGGGGAATTATCTTAGGTGCTATTGGAGGTATGATAGGCATTAATCTTTAA
- the yajC gene encoding preprotein translocase subunit YajC: MNAQTIYLIGEIVIFMAIFYFLLILPQQRREKKEKAMIDALKPGDEILTKSGIFGRILNIKDDAITIEVGADKVKLKIAKWSVGKVLNSQSENK, from the coding sequence ATGAACGCTCAGACGATTTATTTGATTGGCGAAATTGTAATTTTTATGGCAATTTTTTACTTTCTACTAATATTGCCACAGCAGAGAAGGGAAAAGAAAGAGAAAGCGATGATTGATGCATTGAAACCTGGAGATGAAATTTTGACGAAAAGCGGTATATTCGGCAGGATATTAAACATAAAAGATGATGCAATTACAATTGAAGTCGGTGCTGACAAGGTTAAACTGAAGATAGCTAAATGGTCAGTTGGAAAAGTTTTAAACTCTCAAAGTGAAAATAAATAA
- the tgt gene encoding tRNA guanosine(34) transglycosylase Tgt, with amino-acid sequence MTAIKYDLIKKEKMTKARLGVLHTPHGDIETPVFMPVGTQATVKTMTPEELKEIGARIILSNTYHLYLRPGHEVIKKAGGLHKFMNWDRAILTDSGGFQVFSLGPLRKITEDGVEFRSHLDGSRHFLTPEKVIEIENALGADIIMSFDECAPYPADYDYVKNSMEMTLRWAKRGKEAHKNIDKQALFGIVQGGTYDDLRRECANRLVDMDFPGYSIGGLSVGEEKELMYHVVDYTTDLLPQDKPRYLMGVGSPDDLIEGVIRGVDMFDCVLPTRIARNGTVLTSSGRLIVRDAPHAEEFIPLDSECDCYTCKNFSRAYIRHLFKANEILAARLATIHNLRFLTKLMEDIREAIKQDKLLEFKSQFYKKYEYKEE; translated from the coding sequence ATGACAGCGATAAAATATGACTTGATAAAGAAGGAAAAAATGACAAAAGCAAGGCTGGGGGTCTTACATACTCCACACGGTGACATAGAAACACCTGTATTTATGCCTGTAGGAACACAAGCAACAGTAAAAACCATGACACCGGAAGAACTTAAAGAGATAGGTGCCAGAATAATACTAAGCAATACATATCATCTTTATTTGAGGCCAGGTCATGAAGTTATAAAAAAAGCTGGTGGACTGCATAAATTTATGAATTGGGACAGAGCGATATTGACTGACAGCGGTGGATTTCAGGTATTTAGCTTGGGACCACTAAGAAAGATTACAGAAGATGGGGTGGAATTTCGTTCACATTTAGATGGGTCAAGACATTTTTTGACTCCTGAAAAAGTCATAGAGATTGAAAATGCATTAGGCGCGGACATAATCATGTCATTTGATGAATGTGCGCCTTATCCGGCTGATTACGACTATGTCAAAAATTCCATGGAGATGACTTTAAGATGGGCAAAAAGAGGGAAAGAAGCACACAAAAATATTGACAAACAAGCTCTTTTCGGAATTGTTCAAGGTGGTACATATGATGATCTAAGAAGAGAATGTGCAAATAGATTAGTTGACATGGATTTTCCGGGATATTCAATTGGGGGGCTAAGTGTTGGCGAAGAAAAAGAATTGATGTATCATGTAGTTGATTATACGACAGATTTATTGCCGCAGGATAAACCCAGATATTTGATGGGAGTGGGAAGTCCCGATGATTTGATAGAAGGTGTCATAAGAGGAGTTGATATGTTTGATTGTGTTTTACCTACGCGGATAGCGAGAAATGGCACTGTATTGACTAGCAGTGGCAGGCTTATAGTAAGAGATGCGCCACATGCAGAGGAATTTATTCCATTGGATAGTGAATGTGATTGCTATACATGTAAGAATTTTTCAAGGGCATACATCAGACATTTGTTTAAAGCTAACGAAATTTTAGCGGCGAGGCTTGCGACAATACATAATTTAAGATTTTTGACAAAACTCATGGAAGACATTAGGGAGGCAATTAAGCAAGACAAGCTGCTTGAATTTAAATCACAGTTTTATAAAAAATATGAATATAAGGAGGAATAA
- the queA gene encoding tRNA preQ1(34) S-adenosylmethionine ribosyltransferase-isomerase QueA: MNLHEFYYDLPEELIAQEPLKNRDESRLMILNRLTGEIKHDIFKNIISYLNPNDVLVLNDTKVIPARLIGVREDTGGKIEFVLLKRLSSDEWEILVKPGRRAKIGSKFIFGNGELKAEVISNTDVGGRIVRFSYEGIFEEVLDKLGEMPVPPYIKKKLEDKNMYQTVYAKHEGSAAAPTAGLHFTNKLLDDIRKYGVKTVFVTLHVGLGTFRPVKEEVIEKHKMHSEFYTVTEEAAQAINTARESGGRIISVGTTSTRTLETVADENGIIHAGSGWTDIFIYPGYKYKAIDGIITNFHLPESTLIMMISAFAGKENVMNAYKTAIDNKYRFYSFGDAMLII; encoded by the coding sequence ATGAATTTACATGAATTTTATTATGATTTACCTGAAGAGCTTATTGCACAGGAGCCGTTAAAAAACCGAGACGAGTCAAGATTGATGATTTTAAATAGGTTAACAGGTGAGATAAAACATGATATTTTTAAAAATATAATAAGTTATTTAAATCCGAATGATGTATTGGTTTTGAATGACACAAAGGTAATACCAGCAAGGTTAATAGGTGTTAGAGAAGATACAGGTGGCAAGATTGAATTTGTCCTTTTGAAAAGGCTAAGCAGTGACGAATGGGAGATATTAGTTAAGCCAGGAAGAAGAGCTAAAATAGGTTCAAAGTTCATTTTCGGCAATGGGGAGTTAAAAGCAGAAGTTATTTCAAACACAGATGTAGGCGGAAGAATTGTTAGATTTAGCTATGAAGGTATTTTTGAAGAAGTACTTGATAAATTAGGTGAAATGCCTGTACCACCGTATATTAAGAAAAAATTAGAAGATAAAAATATGTATCAGACGGTTTATGCAAAACATGAAGGTTCGGCTGCTGCGCCTACAGCAGGTTTACATTTTACAAATAAGCTTTTAGATGACATAAGAAAATATGGCGTAAAAACGGTATTTGTAACTCTTCATGTGGGACTTGGAACTTTTAGACCTGTTAAAGAAGAGGTAATAGAAAAGCATAAAATGCATTCCGAATTTTATACTGTTACAGAAGAAGCAGCACAGGCGATTAACACCGCCAGAGAAAGCGGTGGAAGGATTATCTCAGTTGGGACAACATCTACAAGGACTCTTGAAACAGTAGCTGATGAAAATGGAATTATTCATGCTGGTAGTGGATGGACTGACATATTTATATATCCAGGATATAAGTATAAAGCCATAGATGGTATTATAACTAATTTTCATTTGCCGGAATCGACATTGATTATGATGATATCTGCTTTTGCAGGCAAGGAAAATGTCATGAATGCATATAAAACAGCTATAGACAATAAATATAGATTTTATAGTTTTGGTGATGCAATGCTAATCATTTAA